A window from Gossypium raimondii isolate GPD5lz chromosome 7, ASM2569854v1, whole genome shotgun sequence encodes these proteins:
- the LOC105784673 gene encoding protein FAR1-RELATED SEQUENCE 12 isoform X1 → MPCSSLDSNLDLQSMGENASMEEPEAEPIQNSDGKEFVSVEGTSDEEPYVGKEFESEEAAKVFYDAYATRVGFIMRVDAFRRSMRDGKVVWRRLVCNKEGFRKLRPRRSENRKPRAITREGCKAMIVVKKEKTGKWVVTRFVKEHNHQLVPIPVNGRRSMLLSQTPLELQTWKMVMDEKDVKIRELTAELQRERKRSAAIQEQLDMVLREMEEHSNHLSRNIDDIVQSLREIESNPVALFKRQ, encoded by the exons ATGCCCTGCTCTTCACTGGATTCCAACTTGGATCTTCAATCTA TGGGTGAAAATGCTTCCATGGAAGAACCCGAAGCTGAACCAATACAAAATTCAGACGGAAAAGAGTTTGTTTCCGTTGAAGGAACTTCCGATGAGGAACCGTATGTCGGGAAGGAATTCGAATCGGAAGAAGCAGCCAAAGTGTTCTACGACGCCTACGCCACTCGTGTGGGATTCATCATGCGCGTGGATGCATTTCGCCGCTCAATGCGTGACGGCAAAGTGGTTTGGCGTCGACTGGTCTGTAACAAAGAAGGGTTCCGGAAGCTAAGGCCTCGTAGAAGTGAAAATCGAAAGCCTAGAGCGATTACCAGAGAAGGGTGTAAAGCCATGATtgtggtaaagaaagaaaagacaGGGAAATGGGTTGTTACCAGGTTTGTTAAGGAACATAATCATCAGCTGGTTCCTATTCCCGTCAATGGTCGCCGAAGCATGCTTTTGTCGCAAACGCCG CTAGAACTTCAGACTTGGAAAATGGTCATG GATGAGAAAGATGTAAAGATTCGAGAATTGACGGCTGAGTTACAACGGGAACGAAAGCGTTCTGCAGCAATTCAAGAGCAGCTTGACATGGTATTAAGAGAAATGGAAGAGCATTCTAATCACCTATCAAGGAACATTGATGATATTGTTCAAAGTTTGAGGGAAATCGAGTCGAATCCAGTTGCACTTTTTAAGAGGCAATAG
- the LOC105784673 gene encoding protein FAR1-RELATED SEQUENCE 1 isoform X2: MPCSSLDSNLDLQSMGENASMEEPEAEPIQNSDGKEFVSVEGTSDEEPYVGKEFESEEAAKVFYDAYATRVGFIMRVDAFRRSMRDGKVVWRRLVCNKEGFRKLRPRRSENRKPRAITREGCKAMIVVKKEKTGKWVVTRFVKEHNHQLVPIPVNGRRSMLLSQTPDEKDVKIRELTAELQRERKRSAAIQEQLDMVLREMEEHSNHLSRNIDDIVQSLREIESNPVALFKRQ, translated from the exons ATGCCCTGCTCTTCACTGGATTCCAACTTGGATCTTCAATCTA TGGGTGAAAATGCTTCCATGGAAGAACCCGAAGCTGAACCAATACAAAATTCAGACGGAAAAGAGTTTGTTTCCGTTGAAGGAACTTCCGATGAGGAACCGTATGTCGGGAAGGAATTCGAATCGGAAGAAGCAGCCAAAGTGTTCTACGACGCCTACGCCACTCGTGTGGGATTCATCATGCGCGTGGATGCATTTCGCCGCTCAATGCGTGACGGCAAAGTGGTTTGGCGTCGACTGGTCTGTAACAAAGAAGGGTTCCGGAAGCTAAGGCCTCGTAGAAGTGAAAATCGAAAGCCTAGAGCGATTACCAGAGAAGGGTGTAAAGCCATGATtgtggtaaagaaagaaaagacaGGGAAATGGGTTGTTACCAGGTTTGTTAAGGAACATAATCATCAGCTGGTTCCTATTCCCGTCAATGGTCGCCGAAGCATGCTTTTGTCGCAAACGCCG GATGAGAAAGATGTAAAGATTCGAGAATTGACGGCTGAGTTACAACGGGAACGAAAGCGTTCTGCAGCAATTCAAGAGCAGCTTGACATGGTATTAAGAGAAATGGAAGAGCATTCTAATCACCTATCAAGGAACATTGATGATATTGTTCAAAGTTTGAGGGAAATCGAGTCGAATCCAGTTGCACTTTTTAAGAGGCAATAG